Proteins encoded by one window of Pelecanus crispus isolate bPelCri1 chromosome 8, bPelCri1.pri, whole genome shotgun sequence:
- the BCAR1 gene encoding breast cancer anti-estrogen resistance protein 1 isoform X3, with protein MTPHRPAGPGSPPRRGALLQNVLAKALYDNVAESPDELSFRKGDIMTVLERNTQGLDGWWLCSLHGRQGIVPGNRLKILVGMYDKKQQQQAPGPAQGQAAPQPPVPQPALPYHHQGGYTPLSPASQYTPMHPAYAPQGDNVYLMPVPSKGQQGLYPGSAPTGQFPPAPAKQPPAYPKQTPPHAFPSSGQEIYQVPPSLGQAAEAYPGGSASPPQDVYQVPPSAGQAQDIYQVPPSLDMRSWEGHKAQGKVLVPTRVGQVYVYDSPKGEQDEYDFPRHLLSTGSQEIYDVPPVRGGVPSQFSQEVYDTPPMAVKGPHGQDPGQEIYDVPPSVEKNLHQTVYDIPPSVSKDVPDGPAREETYDVPPAFAKQKAFDPSHHPLILAQQEPYLPEDVYDVPPTAGKGAPEPPLSHEIYDVPPSLKKLGGPAFPSQEVYDVPRDLHAPGKGSLDTEGEYIYDVPPQVDREVKGADAKRLSASSTGSTRSNISTSSLDVVPVKEPAKGAGKEFSLDLDAAMEMLAKLQHGVGSAVSYLMSFIGANWRSPEHMEANAASIRGAAEGVRTALRDLLEFARGAVGNAAQASDRSLYAKLSKQLQKMEEVYQALARHGQALDACHWAPSALAGGKPGTDDLEHFVMHSRGVPDDTKQLASFLHGNASLLFKRTKPAAESGGHGPPHPSDKASSIQSRPLPSPPKLLAQESPDGPYENSESGWMEDYDYVHLQGKEEFEKTQKELLEKGNIIRQSKDQLEHQQLKQFERLEQEVTRPIDNDLSNWSPPQHYGPARGGGALCPADRQLLLFYLEQCEANLTTLTNAVDAFFTAVSTNQPPKIFVAHSKFVILSAHKLVFIGDTLSRQAKAQDVQHKVMHYSNLLCEMLKEIVVTTKAAALHYPSPTASNDMVERVKDLTNSTQQFRMVLSQLAAM; from the exons ATGACTCCCCaccggccggcggggcccggctcACCGCCCCGGCGCGGGGCTCTCTTGCAGAACGTGCTGGCCAAGGCGCTGTACGACAACGTGGCCGAGTCTCCGGACGAGCTCTCCTTCCGCAAGGGCGACATCATGACGGTGCTGGAACGCAACACGCAGGGGCTGGATGGCTGGTGGCTCTGCTCGCTCCACGGCCGTCAAGGCATCGTCCCCGGGAACCGCCTCAAGATCCTGGTGGGGATGTAcgacaagaagcagcagcagcaagctccTGGCCCGGCGCAGGGGCAGGCGGCGCCGCAGCCGCCGGTGCCCCAGCCGGCTCTGCCTTACCATCACCAAGGGGGTTACACCCCGCTGTCGCCTGCCTCGCAGTACACACCCATGCACCCTGCTTATGCCCCCCAAGGGGACAACGTCTACCTGATGCCGGTCCCCAGCAAGGGACAGCAGGGTCTCTACCCGGGTTCGGCACCCACTGGACAGTTTCCGCCTGCCCCGGCTAAGCAGCCACCCGCCTACCCGAAGCAGACGCCTCCCCACGCCTTCCCCAGCTCCGGCCAGGAGATCTACCAGGTGCCCCCCTCCCTGGGCCAAGCGGCAGAGGCGTACCCCGGGGGCTCTGCTAGCCCCCCCCAGGACGTTTACCAGGTTCCTCCCTCAGCCGGTCAGGCTCAAGACATCTACCAGGTGCCCCCGTCATTGGACatgaggagctgggaagggcacAAGGCCCAGGGAAAG GTGCTGGTGCCCACCCGTGTGGGGCAAGTGTACGTCTACGACTCCCCCAAGGGCGAGCAGGATGAGTATGATTTCCCTCGCCACCTTCTCTCCACGGGCTCCCAGGAGATCTACGACGTGCCACCTGTCCGAGGGGGGGTCCCGAGCCAGTTCAGCCAGGAG GTCTATGACACCCCCCCCATGGCAGTGAAGGGTCCCCACGGGCAGGACCCAGGGCAGGAGATCTACGACGTGCCCCCCAGCGTGGAGAAGAACCTGCACCAAACT GTGTATGACATACCCCCCTCGGTGAGCAAGGACGTGCCGGATGGCCCGGCACGGGAGGAGACCTATGACGTGCCCCCCGCCTTTGCCAAGCAGAAAGCCTTCGATccctcccaccaccccctcATCCTGGCCCAGCAGGAGCCCTACTTGCCAGAGGACGTCTACGACGTGCCACCGACGGCTGGAAAAGGTGCCCCCGAGCCGCCGCTCTCCCACGAGATCTATGATGTGCCCCCCAGCCTCAAGAAGCTGGGGGGGCCGGCCTTCCCCTCCCAGGAGGTGTACGATGTGCCCCGGGACCTGCATGCCCCAGGCAAGGGCTCCCTGGACACAGAGGGCGAGTACATCTATGACGTCCCGCCGCAAGTGGACCGTGAGGTCAAGGGTGCTGACGCCAAACGCCTCTCGGCCTCCAGCACGGGCAGCACCCGCAGCAACATCTCCACGTCCTCGCTGGATGTGGTGCCCGTGAAGGAGCCGGCCAAGGGAGCCGGCAAGGAGTTCTCCCTGGACTTGGATGCTGCCATGGAGATGCTGGCCAAGCTCCAGCACGGCGTCGGCAGCGCTGTCTCCTACCTCATGTCCTTCATCGGCGCCAACTGGCGCAGCCCCGAGCACATGGAGGCCAATGCTGCCAGCATACGCGGGGCGGCCGAGGGCGTCCGGACGGCCCTCCGGGACCTGCTGGAGTTTGCCCGGGGGGCAGTGGGCAATGCTGCCCAGGCCTCTGACCGCTCCCTCTATGCCAAGCtcagcaagcagctgcagaagatGGAGGAGGTCTACCAGGCCCTGGCACGGCATGGCCAAGCGCTGGACGCTTGCCACTGGGCCCCGAGTGCCCTGGCTGGTGGCAAGCCAGGCACGGATGACTTGGAGCACTTCGTCATGCACTCGCGCGGCGTCCCCGATGACACCAAGCAGTTGGCCTCCTTCCTGCATGGCAATGCCTCCCTCCTCTTCAAACGGacaaagccagcagcagagagtGGTGGCCACGGGCCCCCTCACCCCTCTGACAAAGCCAGCAGCATCCAGTCGcggcccctgccctccccacccaaGCTGCTGGCGCAGGAGTCGCCCGACGGGCCCTACGAGAACAGTGAGAGTGGCTGGATGGAGGATTACGACTACGTCCATCTCCAG ggCAAGGAGGAGTTTGAGAAGACCCAGAAAGAGCTGCTGGAGAAAGGCAACATCATCCGGCAGAGCAAGGACCAGCTGGAGCACCAGCAG ctgaagCAGTTCGAGcggctggagcaggaggtgaCGCGCCCCATCGACAACGACTTGTCCAACTGGAGCCCGCCCCAGCACTACGGCCCGGCACGAGGCGGCGGGGCCCTGTGTCCTGCTGACCgccagctcctcctcttctACCTGGAGCAGTGTGAGGCCAACCTCACCACACTCACCAACGCCGTTGACGCCTTCTTCACTGCTGTCAGCACCAACCAACCCCCCAAGATCTTTGTGGCCCACAGCAAGTTTGTCATCCTTAGCGCCCACAAGCTTGTCTTCATTGGGGACACGCTGTCCCGTCAGGCCAAGGCCCAGGATGTCCAGCACAAGGTGATGCACTACAGCAACCTCCTCTGCGAGATGCTCAAAGAGATCGTGGTGACCACCAAGGCAGCCGCCCTCCACTACCCTTCTCCAACTGCCTCTAATGACATGGTGGAGCGTGTCAAGGACCTCACCAATAGCACACAGCAGTTCAGGATGGTGCTGAGCCAGCTGGCGGCCATGTGA
- the BCAR1 gene encoding breast cancer anti-estrogen resistance protein 1 isoform X1 codes for MNYLNVLAKALYDNVAESPDELSFRKGDIMTVLERNTQGLDGWWLCSLHGRQGIVPGNRLKILVGMYDKKQQQQAPGPAQGQAAPQPPVPQPALPYHHQGGYTPLSPASQYTPMHPAYAPQGDNVYLMPVPSKGQQGLYPGSAPTGQFPPAPAKQPPAYPKQTPPHAFPSSGQEIYQVPPSLGQAAEAYPGGSASPPQDVYQVPPSAGQAQDIYQVPPSLDMRSWEGHKAQGKVLVPTRVGQVYVYDSPKGEQDEYDFPRHLLSTGSQEIYDVPPVRGGVPSQFSQEVYDTPPMAVKGPHGQDPGQEIYDVPPSVEKNLHQTVSAAGNLTVYDIPPSVSKDVPDGPAREETYDVPPAFAKQKAFDPSHHPLILAQQEPYLPEDVYDVPPTAGKGAPEPPLSHEIYDVPPSLKKLGGPAFPSQEVYDVPRDLHAPGKGSLDTEGEYIYDVPPQVDREVKGADAKRLSASSTGSTRSNISTSSLDVVPVKEPAKGAGKEFSLDLDAAMEMLAKLQHGVGSAVSYLMSFIGANWRSPEHMEANAASIRGAAEGVRTALRDLLEFARGAVGNAAQASDRSLYAKLSKQLQKMEEVYQALARHGQALDACHWAPSALAGGKPGTDDLEHFVMHSRGVPDDTKQLASFLHGNASLLFKRTKPAAESGGHGPPHPSDKASSIQSRPLPSPPKLLAQESPDGPYENSESGWMEDYDYVHLQGKEEFEKTQKELLEKGNIIRQSKDQLEHQQLKQFERLEQEVTRPIDNDLSNWSPPQHYGPARGGGALCPADRQLLLFYLEQCEANLTTLTNAVDAFFTAVSTNQPPKIFVAHSKFVILSAHKLVFIGDTLSRQAKAQDVQHKVMHYSNLLCEMLKEIVVTTKAAALHYPSPTASNDMVERVKDLTNSTQQFRMVLSQLAAM; via the exons ATGAACTACCTG AACGTGCTGGCCAAGGCGCTGTACGACAACGTGGCCGAGTCTCCGGACGAGCTCTCCTTCCGCAAGGGCGACATCATGACGGTGCTGGAACGCAACACGCAGGGGCTGGATGGCTGGTGGCTCTGCTCGCTCCACGGCCGTCAAGGCATCGTCCCCGGGAACCGCCTCAAGATCCTGGTGGGGATGTAcgacaagaagcagcagcagcaagctccTGGCCCGGCGCAGGGGCAGGCGGCGCCGCAGCCGCCGGTGCCCCAGCCGGCTCTGCCTTACCATCACCAAGGGGGTTACACCCCGCTGTCGCCTGCCTCGCAGTACACACCCATGCACCCTGCTTATGCCCCCCAAGGGGACAACGTCTACCTGATGCCGGTCCCCAGCAAGGGACAGCAGGGTCTCTACCCGGGTTCGGCACCCACTGGACAGTTTCCGCCTGCCCCGGCTAAGCAGCCACCCGCCTACCCGAAGCAGACGCCTCCCCACGCCTTCCCCAGCTCCGGCCAGGAGATCTACCAGGTGCCCCCCTCCCTGGGCCAAGCGGCAGAGGCGTACCCCGGGGGCTCTGCTAGCCCCCCCCAGGACGTTTACCAGGTTCCTCCCTCAGCCGGTCAGGCTCAAGACATCTACCAGGTGCCCCCGTCATTGGACatgaggagctgggaagggcacAAGGCCCAGGGAAAG GTGCTGGTGCCCACCCGTGTGGGGCAAGTGTACGTCTACGACTCCCCCAAGGGCGAGCAGGATGAGTATGATTTCCCTCGCCACCTTCTCTCCACGGGCTCCCAGGAGATCTACGACGTGCCACCTGTCCGAGGGGGGGTCCCGAGCCAGTTCAGCCAGGAG GTCTATGACACCCCCCCCATGGCAGTGAAGGGTCCCCACGGGCAGGACCCAGGGCAGGAGATCTACGACGTGCCCCCCAGCGTGGAGAAGAACCTGCACCAAACTGTAAGTGCTGCTGGGAACCTCACA GTGTATGACATACCCCCCTCGGTGAGCAAGGACGTGCCGGATGGCCCGGCACGGGAGGAGACCTATGACGTGCCCCCCGCCTTTGCCAAGCAGAAAGCCTTCGATccctcccaccaccccctcATCCTGGCCCAGCAGGAGCCCTACTTGCCAGAGGACGTCTACGACGTGCCACCGACGGCTGGAAAAGGTGCCCCCGAGCCGCCGCTCTCCCACGAGATCTATGATGTGCCCCCCAGCCTCAAGAAGCTGGGGGGGCCGGCCTTCCCCTCCCAGGAGGTGTACGATGTGCCCCGGGACCTGCATGCCCCAGGCAAGGGCTCCCTGGACACAGAGGGCGAGTACATCTATGACGTCCCGCCGCAAGTGGACCGTGAGGTCAAGGGTGCTGACGCCAAACGCCTCTCGGCCTCCAGCACGGGCAGCACCCGCAGCAACATCTCCACGTCCTCGCTGGATGTGGTGCCCGTGAAGGAGCCGGCCAAGGGAGCCGGCAAGGAGTTCTCCCTGGACTTGGATGCTGCCATGGAGATGCTGGCCAAGCTCCAGCACGGCGTCGGCAGCGCTGTCTCCTACCTCATGTCCTTCATCGGCGCCAACTGGCGCAGCCCCGAGCACATGGAGGCCAATGCTGCCAGCATACGCGGGGCGGCCGAGGGCGTCCGGACGGCCCTCCGGGACCTGCTGGAGTTTGCCCGGGGGGCAGTGGGCAATGCTGCCCAGGCCTCTGACCGCTCCCTCTATGCCAAGCtcagcaagcagctgcagaagatGGAGGAGGTCTACCAGGCCCTGGCACGGCATGGCCAAGCGCTGGACGCTTGCCACTGGGCCCCGAGTGCCCTGGCTGGTGGCAAGCCAGGCACGGATGACTTGGAGCACTTCGTCATGCACTCGCGCGGCGTCCCCGATGACACCAAGCAGTTGGCCTCCTTCCTGCATGGCAATGCCTCCCTCCTCTTCAAACGGacaaagccagcagcagagagtGGTGGCCACGGGCCCCCTCACCCCTCTGACAAAGCCAGCAGCATCCAGTCGcggcccctgccctccccacccaaGCTGCTGGCGCAGGAGTCGCCCGACGGGCCCTACGAGAACAGTGAGAGTGGCTGGATGGAGGATTACGACTACGTCCATCTCCAG ggCAAGGAGGAGTTTGAGAAGACCCAGAAAGAGCTGCTGGAGAAAGGCAACATCATCCGGCAGAGCAAGGACCAGCTGGAGCACCAGCAG ctgaagCAGTTCGAGcggctggagcaggaggtgaCGCGCCCCATCGACAACGACTTGTCCAACTGGAGCCCGCCCCAGCACTACGGCCCGGCACGAGGCGGCGGGGCCCTGTGTCCTGCTGACCgccagctcctcctcttctACCTGGAGCAGTGTGAGGCCAACCTCACCACACTCACCAACGCCGTTGACGCCTTCTTCACTGCTGTCAGCACCAACCAACCCCCCAAGATCTTTGTGGCCCACAGCAAGTTTGTCATCCTTAGCGCCCACAAGCTTGTCTTCATTGGGGACACGCTGTCCCGTCAGGCCAAGGCCCAGGATGTCCAGCACAAGGTGATGCACTACAGCAACCTCCTCTGCGAGATGCTCAAAGAGATCGTGGTGACCACCAAGGCAGCCGCCCTCCACTACCCTTCTCCAACTGCCTCTAATGACATGGTGGAGCGTGTCAAGGACCTCACCAATAGCACACAGCAGTTCAGGATGGTGCTGAGCCAGCTGGCGGCCATGTGA
- the BCAR1 gene encoding breast cancer anti-estrogen resistance protein 1 isoform X2 — protein sequence MNYLNVLAKALYDNVAESPDELSFRKGDIMTVLERNTQGLDGWWLCSLHGRQGIVPGNRLKILVGMYDKKQQQQAPGPAQGQAAPQPPVPQPALPYHHQGGYTPLSPASQYTPMHPAYAPQGDNVYLMPVPSKGQQGLYPGSAPTGQFPPAPAKQPPAYPKQTPPHAFPSSGQEIYQVPPSLGQAAEAYPGGSASPPQDVYQVPPSAGQAQDIYQVPPSLDMRSWEGHKAQGKVLVPTRVGQVYVYDSPKGEQDEYDFPRHLLSTGSQEIYDVPPVRGGVPSQFSQEVYDTPPMAVKGPHGQDPGQEIYDVPPSVEKNLHQTVYDIPPSVSKDVPDGPAREETYDVPPAFAKQKAFDPSHHPLILAQQEPYLPEDVYDVPPTAGKGAPEPPLSHEIYDVPPSLKKLGGPAFPSQEVYDVPRDLHAPGKGSLDTEGEYIYDVPPQVDREVKGADAKRLSASSTGSTRSNISTSSLDVVPVKEPAKGAGKEFSLDLDAAMEMLAKLQHGVGSAVSYLMSFIGANWRSPEHMEANAASIRGAAEGVRTALRDLLEFARGAVGNAAQASDRSLYAKLSKQLQKMEEVYQALARHGQALDACHWAPSALAGGKPGTDDLEHFVMHSRGVPDDTKQLASFLHGNASLLFKRTKPAAESGGHGPPHPSDKASSIQSRPLPSPPKLLAQESPDGPYENSESGWMEDYDYVHLQGKEEFEKTQKELLEKGNIIRQSKDQLEHQQLKQFERLEQEVTRPIDNDLSNWSPPQHYGPARGGGALCPADRQLLLFYLEQCEANLTTLTNAVDAFFTAVSTNQPPKIFVAHSKFVILSAHKLVFIGDTLSRQAKAQDVQHKVMHYSNLLCEMLKEIVVTTKAAALHYPSPTASNDMVERVKDLTNSTQQFRMVLSQLAAM from the exons ATGAACTACCTG AACGTGCTGGCCAAGGCGCTGTACGACAACGTGGCCGAGTCTCCGGACGAGCTCTCCTTCCGCAAGGGCGACATCATGACGGTGCTGGAACGCAACACGCAGGGGCTGGATGGCTGGTGGCTCTGCTCGCTCCACGGCCGTCAAGGCATCGTCCCCGGGAACCGCCTCAAGATCCTGGTGGGGATGTAcgacaagaagcagcagcagcaagctccTGGCCCGGCGCAGGGGCAGGCGGCGCCGCAGCCGCCGGTGCCCCAGCCGGCTCTGCCTTACCATCACCAAGGGGGTTACACCCCGCTGTCGCCTGCCTCGCAGTACACACCCATGCACCCTGCTTATGCCCCCCAAGGGGACAACGTCTACCTGATGCCGGTCCCCAGCAAGGGACAGCAGGGTCTCTACCCGGGTTCGGCACCCACTGGACAGTTTCCGCCTGCCCCGGCTAAGCAGCCACCCGCCTACCCGAAGCAGACGCCTCCCCACGCCTTCCCCAGCTCCGGCCAGGAGATCTACCAGGTGCCCCCCTCCCTGGGCCAAGCGGCAGAGGCGTACCCCGGGGGCTCTGCTAGCCCCCCCCAGGACGTTTACCAGGTTCCTCCCTCAGCCGGTCAGGCTCAAGACATCTACCAGGTGCCCCCGTCATTGGACatgaggagctgggaagggcacAAGGCCCAGGGAAAG GTGCTGGTGCCCACCCGTGTGGGGCAAGTGTACGTCTACGACTCCCCCAAGGGCGAGCAGGATGAGTATGATTTCCCTCGCCACCTTCTCTCCACGGGCTCCCAGGAGATCTACGACGTGCCACCTGTCCGAGGGGGGGTCCCGAGCCAGTTCAGCCAGGAG GTCTATGACACCCCCCCCATGGCAGTGAAGGGTCCCCACGGGCAGGACCCAGGGCAGGAGATCTACGACGTGCCCCCCAGCGTGGAGAAGAACCTGCACCAAACT GTGTATGACATACCCCCCTCGGTGAGCAAGGACGTGCCGGATGGCCCGGCACGGGAGGAGACCTATGACGTGCCCCCCGCCTTTGCCAAGCAGAAAGCCTTCGATccctcccaccaccccctcATCCTGGCCCAGCAGGAGCCCTACTTGCCAGAGGACGTCTACGACGTGCCACCGACGGCTGGAAAAGGTGCCCCCGAGCCGCCGCTCTCCCACGAGATCTATGATGTGCCCCCCAGCCTCAAGAAGCTGGGGGGGCCGGCCTTCCCCTCCCAGGAGGTGTACGATGTGCCCCGGGACCTGCATGCCCCAGGCAAGGGCTCCCTGGACACAGAGGGCGAGTACATCTATGACGTCCCGCCGCAAGTGGACCGTGAGGTCAAGGGTGCTGACGCCAAACGCCTCTCGGCCTCCAGCACGGGCAGCACCCGCAGCAACATCTCCACGTCCTCGCTGGATGTGGTGCCCGTGAAGGAGCCGGCCAAGGGAGCCGGCAAGGAGTTCTCCCTGGACTTGGATGCTGCCATGGAGATGCTGGCCAAGCTCCAGCACGGCGTCGGCAGCGCTGTCTCCTACCTCATGTCCTTCATCGGCGCCAACTGGCGCAGCCCCGAGCACATGGAGGCCAATGCTGCCAGCATACGCGGGGCGGCCGAGGGCGTCCGGACGGCCCTCCGGGACCTGCTGGAGTTTGCCCGGGGGGCAGTGGGCAATGCTGCCCAGGCCTCTGACCGCTCCCTCTATGCCAAGCtcagcaagcagctgcagaagatGGAGGAGGTCTACCAGGCCCTGGCACGGCATGGCCAAGCGCTGGACGCTTGCCACTGGGCCCCGAGTGCCCTGGCTGGTGGCAAGCCAGGCACGGATGACTTGGAGCACTTCGTCATGCACTCGCGCGGCGTCCCCGATGACACCAAGCAGTTGGCCTCCTTCCTGCATGGCAATGCCTCCCTCCTCTTCAAACGGacaaagccagcagcagagagtGGTGGCCACGGGCCCCCTCACCCCTCTGACAAAGCCAGCAGCATCCAGTCGcggcccctgccctccccacccaaGCTGCTGGCGCAGGAGTCGCCCGACGGGCCCTACGAGAACAGTGAGAGTGGCTGGATGGAGGATTACGACTACGTCCATCTCCAG ggCAAGGAGGAGTTTGAGAAGACCCAGAAAGAGCTGCTGGAGAAAGGCAACATCATCCGGCAGAGCAAGGACCAGCTGGAGCACCAGCAG ctgaagCAGTTCGAGcggctggagcaggaggtgaCGCGCCCCATCGACAACGACTTGTCCAACTGGAGCCCGCCCCAGCACTACGGCCCGGCACGAGGCGGCGGGGCCCTGTGTCCTGCTGACCgccagctcctcctcttctACCTGGAGCAGTGTGAGGCCAACCTCACCACACTCACCAACGCCGTTGACGCCTTCTTCACTGCTGTCAGCACCAACCAACCCCCCAAGATCTTTGTGGCCCACAGCAAGTTTGTCATCCTTAGCGCCCACAAGCTTGTCTTCATTGGGGACACGCTGTCCCGTCAGGCCAAGGCCCAGGATGTCCAGCACAAGGTGATGCACTACAGCAACCTCCTCTGCGAGATGCTCAAAGAGATCGTGGTGACCACCAAGGCAGCCGCCCTCCACTACCCTTCTCCAACTGCCTCTAATGACATGGTGGAGCGTGTCAAGGACCTCACCAATAGCACACAGCAGTTCAGGATGGTGCTGAGCCAGCTGGCGGCCATGTGA